A portion of the Punica granatum isolate Tunisia-2019 chromosome 7, ASM765513v2, whole genome shotgun sequence genome contains these proteins:
- the LOC116215057 gene encoding zinc finger BED domain-containing protein RICESLEEPER 2-like, whose protein sequence is MEFDDYADNVYSASSKKSELEKYLDETRSDRKTNLDILEYWKINSQRYPTVARMARDVLSIPISTVASEAAFNCGGRVLDQYRSSLKPDLVEALMCSRDWLYGLADGCGISVNQLTEDVMNLNISEEPSTQGSNTVVN, encoded by the exons ATG gAGTTCGATGATTATGCTGATAATGTGTATTCAGCATCTTCGAAAAAGTCTGAGCTAGAAAAGTACTTAGATGAGACAAGGAGCGATAGAAAGACAAATTTGGACATTCTTGAGTATTGGAAGATTAACTCCCAACGATATCCGACAGTTGCAAGGATGGCTCGTGATGTTTTGAGCATTCCCATATCCACGGTTGCCTCCGAGGCAGCATTCAACTGTGGAGGTCGTGTTCTTGATCAGTATCGGAGTTCTTTGAAACCCGACCTTGTGGAAGCACTCATGTGCTCTCGAGATTGGCTTTATGGATTAGCCG ATGGTTGTGGAATCTCCGTGAATCAACTCACAGAGGATGTCATGAACTTAAACATTAGCGAGGAGCCATCAACTCAAGGGTCCAATACTGTGGTTAATTAA
- the LOC116212627 gene encoding CASP-like protein 5A2, whose amino-acid sequence MNFHPALEIMEGSNAPRARMQAEASRAGLPLRVMQIVFAVAMISVVAIAHEFSSIPTFRFLAAAFGLQCFWSIFMVLMDLYALHSGHKWNTKLVLTLFTVGDGVTFILTLVAVCASAGVAVLIERDRRSCILSVCAQFRVATAVGFIGWSVTVPCFFFSYCSLFSP is encoded by the exons ATGAACTTTCATCCTGCTCTTGAGATCATGGAAGGTTCCAATGCACCTAGGGCAAGGATGCAGGCTGAAGCATCGCGGGCGGGGCTTCCACTGCGTGTCATGCAGATTGTCTTCGCTGTTGCCATGATAAGTGTCGTGGCAATAGCCCATGAGTTTTCTTCCATCCCCACTTTTCG GTTTCTTGCAGCAGCCTTTGGGTTACAGTGCTTTTGGAGCATTTTTATGGTGTTGATGGACCTTTATGCCTTACACTCGGGGCATAAATGGAACACCAAGCTGGTCTTGACCCTATTCACAGTTGGTGATGGG GTCACCTTTATACTGACCCTTGTTGCGGTATGTGCATCCGCTGGGGTGGCAGTTCTCATCGAGCGGGATCGCAGGAGCTGTATCCTGAGCGTCTGCGCTCAGTTTCGAGTTGCCACAGCAGTAGGTTTCATTGGTTGGTCTGTGACTGTTCCGTGTTTCTTCTTTAGCTACTGCTCACTATTCTCTCCATGA
- the LOC116213044 gene encoding CASP-like protein 5B3 isoform X2, with amino-acid sequence MDIVDIVGRPATRIGLALRVGQCVFAAGSLYFMNSATDFNGVTAYRLLLHAMMAIIVWSFALAFLDAYALRKQWDLQGPAAVYFFVVCWFLLVAALGSSSGVASLYVYAHMCSGSHQCLKHQISVALGWISQGLLTASVQAIIYILRMLHY; translated from the exons ATGGACATAGTTGATATCGTTGGAAGGCCTGCAACGCGAATCGGGCTGGCACTTAGGGTCGGCCAGTGTGTGTTTGCTGCTGGCTCACTCTACTTCATGAACAGTGCCACGGATTTCAACGGTGTCACGGCTTACCG CCTTCTACTTCATGCCATGATGGCTATCATCGTTTGGAGCTTTGCACTTGCATTCCTCGACGCGTACGCATTGAGGAAGCAATGGGACCTACAAGGTCCGGCTGCTGTATATTTCTTTGTG GTCTGTTGGTTTTTATTGGTAGCTGCTCTGGGCTCATCTTCGGGGGTTGCCTCTCTCTACGTCTATGCGCACATGTGCTCGGGTTCACACCAGTGCCTCAAGCATCAGATCTCAGTGGCACTTGGGTGGATCTCACAGGGGCTCCTCACTGCTTCAGTACAGGCCATTATCTACATATTAAGAATGTTACATTATTAG
- the LOC116213044 gene encoding CASP-like protein 5B3 isoform X1, which produces MDIVDIVGRPATRIGLALRVGQCVFAAGSLYFMNSATDFNGVTAYRLLLHAMMAIIVWSFALAFLDAYALRKQWDLQGPAAVYFFVVGDVVCWFLLVAALGSSSGVASLYVYAHMCSGSHQCLKHQISVALGWISQGLLTASVQAIIYILRMLHY; this is translated from the exons ATGGACATAGTTGATATCGTTGGAAGGCCTGCAACGCGAATCGGGCTGGCACTTAGGGTCGGCCAGTGTGTGTTTGCTGCTGGCTCACTCTACTTCATGAACAGTGCCACGGATTTCAACGGTGTCACGGCTTACCG CCTTCTACTTCATGCCATGATGGCTATCATCGTTTGGAGCTTTGCACTTGCATTCCTCGACGCGTACGCATTGAGGAAGCAATGGGACCTACAAGGTCCGGCTGCTGTATATTTCTTTGTGGTGGGTGACGTG GTCTGTTGGTTTTTATTGGTAGCTGCTCTGGGCTCATCTTCGGGGGTTGCCTCTCTCTACGTCTATGCGCACATGTGCTCGGGTTCACACCAGTGCCTCAAGCATCAGATCTCAGTGGCACTTGGGTGGATCTCACAGGGGCTCCTCACTGCTTCAGTACAGGCCATTATCTACATATTAAGAATGTTACATTATTAG
- the LOC116215623 gene encoding serine/threonine-protein kinase Aurora-1-like — translation MCGTLDYLPPEMVESVEHDANVDIWSLGVLCYEFLYGVPPFEAKERSDTYRRILQVDLKFPPKPIVSSAAKDLISQMLVKDSSLRLPLHKLLEHPWIIQNAEPSGIYKF, via the exons ATGTGTGGCACACTGGATTACCTTCCACCAGAAATGG TGGAGAGTGTAGAGCACGATGCAAACGTAGACATTTGGAGCTTAGGAGTTCTTTGCTATGAGTTCCTTTATGGTGTCCCACCTTTTGAAGCAAAGGAACGTTCTGACACATATAGAAG GATTCTGCAAGTGGATCTGAAATTCCCTCCAAAGCCGATTGTATCTTCAGCTGCAAAGGACCTCATCAGTCAG ATGCTTGTCAAGGACTCTTCCCTACGCCTCCCATTGCACAAGCTTCTTGAGCACCCGTGGATTATTCAAAATGCCGAGCCTTCTGGAATCTACAAGTTCTAA